The DNA region actattgttgtttataatcaccccttagtttgcttccctttaatctattttagcgtgtaactgtttctacgttaattttcctttagtttgtatcatctctgattacttgaattagtctctttgtctctggattgtatatatatctcataatttctgtagtatctcattattcctgaagatgactattaggatatagtcgaaacgttgaataaactactatctcaaagtttcattttcggactttttattatcattgtgggattctctcctcatcgcgtcaacacggatattgtgttttacctATCGTGATCATGCTACCCACGGATCGAAATATCGTATTAAAATTCTTCTTCTTCACGTTCCCGTACCTCGTCGCTAGCTTCCGAAATTATGAGAAATGCTATATCAAATCCAGGACTGCTAAAAGTAAAGTCAAGTTCCTTCAGGAGTGTTATGCCGAAAAAGTGGTTCCGCGATCACGTTCTTGGATTTGGAAATACGACTCCAGCTCTGCGTTTCCACCCGAAGCTAACAAGCAACTCAAATTCGCTATAGATCGTGCTAAGGAAGACTGTAACTATCAGTTCTACAAATTCCGTCAAtctcaaaattatttgaagtCACACGTACCGGACCTATTCCTCTGGAAATCGCTCTCCACTATTGTTCAAGGCtctggaaaatatcatcagcacAGAAAGTCCGTGGATCTTACCAACCAACTGAATAAACTCATTGATTCCAGCCCTTGGACTAGATTTAGCAACACCGAAAACATAGTAAATTTGTCTTCAACCACGTTATCTTCTACTCAGTGTCAACTTCTCGGCTacggtttgaatttttctcttcCTCATCAAGATAAACATGTTTTAGACTTTGTCACCCAATTGGAATATCGCAAATCATCTCCGAACAGTTTGGACTATAactttatattcatgaatctACAGGCTGTTTGCGATCAACTCAACAGGAACCTCTTTGAATATCTACCCCGTCGATTTCGGCTCGCCCTCCAAGAACTACGGAAGTTAAAGactattaaaatatctaaggcTGATAAAGGTGGCAAGATTGTGATTTTAGATCtggataattataatgttaaaaTGCAATCTCTCTTGGATAATCCTGGTGTTTATAAGAAACTTAAATCGAATCCTCTTCCTCGTATGCAAGCTAATTTCAACAGAAGTCTTTCGGATATTATTAAACGTTTCCCCTCCGCTAAAGAAACTCTGAATAAGTTCCATTCACGTCTTCCCTCTTTACCATATATCTATGgattgcctaaaattcataaagataatGTTCCACTGCGCCCTATAGTCTCCAATTGTAATTCTCCTACATACCGGTTATCTAAATTTCTCGCGAAACAGTTATCTCCGGTGCTCGGTTCGTTCTCTCCGTCGCACCTTCGCCATAATCAACACTTACTTGAACgtattaagaatattatcCCTGGCAACGacaaatttatatcatttgatgTTACTTCCCTTTTTACCAATGTTCCTCTTGGACCTACTCTTGATTTCTTAAAACGCAGATTACCATCACTTAACATTAACTTCGGCATTCCTACGGATTGTATCATCGACCTTATCTCTATTTGTACGACGGActccttttttgaattcaacaattgtttttaCGAACAGACATTCGGTATCGCTATGGGAAATCCTCTAAGtcctattctagctaatttattcctagaacatgttgaatctgaaatattgcctctttacactgatattcaccctaaaatctggctcagatatgttgacgatgttctggctttggttccctttgacttcaatgttgataactttcttatatatttaaactccctttacccgtctctggcttttacgtatgaatgggaatctaatagtaaaataccttttctggatgttttgatttttaactgtggatcctttttgaaattcgcggtttataggaaacctaccaacgctgaatcctacctccattacttctcttttacttctccggatattaaactcggtttagctcaaggattatttcttcgcgctttgagaatttgcgacccctcatttctacccgatgaaattcaccatattaaccaatctctcaaaaaacttgcctaccccgatttcctattgaaaaaagctctacttaaagctcgtactacgcattttagaaataacaaccttagaactcctacgttggctaccgataaacagcctatcattgtaccgtatgtacctttcctcgagaattctaaagtttctcttcggtcactaaataaacaactcatctttaaatacaataataaacttagtaacatattgattaacaacaaaccgaaaaccgaatccctaaactgtggaatttataaaataccttgtaaagtttgcgacaaagtatatataggagaaacaggtcggaatcttaatcaacgcataaaagagcataaattagatgtaaaaaactttaaacctgaaagcggagttgctagtcatgtttttcagacttcacacaattttgattttgctaatgctgaattagtttacccttgcagcgataaaactagaagacatattttggaatctgcattaattattgaaaattcgaacaacgttgtaaaccttaataatggtttttcaccccataataaacttatatcaaaattcctctgtaaactggttaaactcaacacttgatttcccctttgattatttgttatttgttctctcatcaatttcgtctctgacttaacttgtattcacctttgttttaatttaagtgccccttagttttttactactgactttaagtttcatttatatttatactcactattgttgtttataatcaccccttagtttgcttccctttaatctattttagcgtgtaactgtttctacgttaattttcctttagtttgtatcatctctgattacttgaattagtctctttgtctctggattgtatatatatctcataatttctgtagtatctcattattcctgaagatgactattaggatatagtcgaaacgttgaataaactactatctcaaagtttcattttcggactttttattatcattgtgggattctctcctcgcGGCAAAGCTTGATTTGCTTCTGAGCCCACCATACAACAAAAtgtggaaaaaaaataataaaagaattgataaatTCCACATTCCCAATCATAAAAATCTGCCACACAGACTACCATCCAGACAACTTTTCCGAGCAATAtcttgatattgaaaagaataCACAAGTAGCAGATCAAACCTTCGTTTAGCTAGGCACATTTAAAAAGATTGTTGTGTCGAGGCCTAAGGTTcatcatttgtattttatacACCGTATCGCCAAGCTGCGTAGTAACTATAATGTCTGCTGCTATAAGTCTGCAAAGAAACCACTTCTTCCAAGTTTGCGAAATAACAAATCAACATAATCGTAAACTGAATAGTGTTGGCATCTTTTTATTGAACTGCAACTTCATATAAAAAACAatagaatgaatgatttttttcttgtatttACAATGAATGTTCATATAGTATTATCTAATATCTGAAGCTAATGATATGATTTAGGTAGTACACGTACATACACAATTTAGACTTGTACGATTTTTTggaataaatgatatttccttAGTATTTACAATGAATGTTCATCTAGTAATATCTAATGTTATATATATCATCTGTGAATGTAGTATGATTCAGGTAGTACACAATTGACATTTGTACGATTTTCCCGATCTGTAGATTTTTAATTGGGCGCTTTTGATTCCTACGCATTCACAATGGAACCATCGGCAGCAAGAATCGCACTGAATCAAgttagttgttttttttttttgttctcaACGTGGTAAGATCCACGGACCACGCATACATCTTCTTTCTTATTTTTCGTTCCTTTTCGTCTTACCGACTTGCTCCAATGTTCTTGCGAGGTCTTCTGCAATTGTTTTAAGAAATGTATTATGATGTACGTGTAACTATTTGATACAACCCTAGTAAACTATGTGCATGTACATTATTACGTTTAAATCTCATTGTCTTACCCATTGAAATACTCGATGAACGGCCTTGCAGCGATTCTTGTATGTCATCTACGTGTACATTGCAAATTGATTCTGGAAATGACAGTTCTTTCATCACGCATTATTTTTACCAAAGAAACTACTCGTATTGTTATCGGATTAATTAGGTACCCGATCTCTGCTCATTTGGTCTTGCCGACATAACCCGACGTGCCCGAAGCCGTGGTCCAAAGTTTACGGTGACTTCCATCGTGTCTGAAATGATAGCTATACAACCATATATACTCGttcttaaattttcaaaagtcattttcaatatgaatcttatgttttctcttACCGGCATTCGGCTCTACAATTGATTCTGCAATTACTTTCTTGGTAGactctgaaatgaaaaactattCGATATGATTCTCAgtttttgatttctttatatttaatCAACTTGatggttatttcttttttattgaattgttAAGGTATTTTACCTGCGCTCGGTGCTTCAAATGACATTTGTTCAGGAGACtctgaaataataattattcaatataattctctgttttttttgttcgttacattaacaaatattttatatatttatatattttgatagttCGGCATTTTCTAACCTGCTCTCTGTCTAGCCAATTCCATCGATTCCATCGTCTTCTTTGACGATCTTGGACGTCCCGAAGTCGTGGctcagaattttctggaaaaaaatatttcttcgtTTACGATTGAACGGTGATAGAATTTCCGCTCATTTCGAACAACATACATACCAGCGAATAATCCGTCGACTAGTTCGGTTGGTATTTGAGAAAGCGGTATTACTGCCGACGATACATTACTTCCCCCCATTCTCGAATGTCGCCCACAACGTCCCCCATCTCCAAAACCCCATCCTTCAGTTTTTTCTCGCTTATCGTTATAGTCGATTGCCTTGCCCGTATTTCGGCGCTCAGTGCTCTTATTCCAACGGCAAGACAGCGCTCTTGTTTGCCGTTTAGTGACTGATGAGTGATAGCTATGATTCTATGAAGCTGAAAACGTCCGAAAGAATATACAATATGTGATGAATATACTGTGTTTTGAGTAATGTTGTCATTAGATTTAGACATAAATACACACAAGTTTACCTCTTGTTTGCTGAAATGTGCTGGGGCATCCGCTAAGGTGCTGAGTAAGGTGTTTTCATACCTAATGTCGACCCCAAACACCTGATGGGCTTGATAACCTCTTGGCACGACAGACTCACATAGGAAAGATTCCAACCCTTCAGAGCAACACAAATCCGTAAGATTTAATTGTGTAAGAAACTAAAAAAAATGTGACAAGCTTTTAAAGGTCATTCTGCTCACACATACAGATGCTTACGATTAGTTAAGAAGGCATAACTTACCAACTCTGTTAGGGCGAACAAGCaaccataatttttttgcaattCTGGGGTCTTCGATGCCCGTAGCTTCGGCCCAGCGGCTGCACGTGCGTCTAATGTCACTGATATCAATTGACGATAGGCTCGGAATATTTTTTCCCGCATTTGACATGGCTGAATCTATGTCCACTGACGGGGTTTTCAACGAACCATTAGTCAACGGTAATACAGTCAACCTGCTTATTTCGCGGAGACTagaatataaaagaaaatatagctgcaaagcagcgataacgggtttctgccttgccgGGTTAGATACCGTACCAGGAAGGTTGCAaaagatttcactgaaatcagttcattacgtACCACTATCTGTGAAGAAGCGCCACCTAGGGGTTATCCTGTATCATGGGTCAGCCCATAtcatggatatgttgacccaTGGCTCTTAAGTGCAAAGTAATGATGTACCAAGTTTAGGGAAAATAACTTGGTGATACAGTGTTCTACCATTCCCTCGTAGCAAAGTACctgtgtatcaattttcatagaaattccTCCATCCGATAAGTAGATATtaatgaaaatgcatttccaACAATttgtaggtggcgctactggagCACCATATGAGTTACCTACTTAAACCATACACCAGTACAAGTGTCTTGTAAAGGGCTACTAACCACACATTTCAACCTCGATTCTATGACCAACGGTTTAGGAGCAAAGATCGTTGTTTTCAcagtcccctggtggcagttgtatgaactaatcaTGCAGGTTGGCATATTACACACGTGTCTTTGTACATATACTAAGTTTTGTGATTTCCATAATAAACAGACCACATTACATACGAAAAAAATGGATGCcgaaatcgatttttcaaaatgtacgccccctagtggttaaaaTAGGAACTAATCATGCGGGAGGTTCGTTGCATTTAGTAaccaggtacatgtgtatcaattcttatagaaatccattgatacccttagtcgatatagatgaaaatgtgtTTTCCAGCCtcttataggtggcgctactggagaaccatatgagttacatagttataccatacatcaatacaagcgTCTTGTCAAGGGCTACTGATCACTCGTTGCAACCACAATTCTATCTCCACCGGTTAAGgagctaggagcaaaaatcgCTTTGAAAAATTAGGTGTCCCATTTTCGAGCCCGTAGAGCCCAAACGGTTAATCGCAGATAGGGCGTGCCATTGACTTTTTTAGCCTCCAGGCTGTCATGAACAACTTTCGTGCCCGGCCGAAGCTGAAAACTCAAAGACAAAAAATTTTCTCACACAGTAACTTTTCcatgtcagaattttcaaaagtaaaacGCCCCTGGTGGGTGAACGGGGTCCCCAATCAAAAAGCCATTAGACTTACctcaaggtacctgtgttccgTACATCTCACGTAAGTTTCAAGTAAAACCGTTGAGCAATATTCTTGTTACCAGCCGAATTCGAAGTATCAAAGCCTATGATGCTCACTACTAGTGTTGCCAGCTCTCTAACTTGTATACGGCACAAACACAAACAAGGCTATTAAGAATTCCTCAGTTGCGTTCAGTCGAGCAATGTCCTAATTCAACGATCGATTTGTAGAAGTAAGAGATAAAAATATCACTACTGCTTACGTGTTTACTACAGATCCAGAACAACACAGCTCTATCGATATAAGGACACAGACACAAACACACGTATTTAGGACGTGCTGTGGGAATGACACGTAGGCAATACACATACGTATatggatactgtttgaatcgggcttaaatttcgatgtttagaggctcacagtgcaattctaattaatatcatatacagtatttgtcaatgcagcgtagtacttgtgatacagaatggtttcaccgacagtgaaagtaaattgcagttgtttatatcctttcagtacgatccagtgtgaaaaagaaaataataataataataataataataataataataataataataataatggtaacggtaacggtaacggtaacggtaacggtaacgataacgataacgataacgataacgataacgataacgataacgataacgataacgataacgataacgataacgataaagataacgataacgataatgatgataataataataataaggtcgtaatcaacatgtgacattactcaatatgttttcacaataattagctatagtcagtgctcatcgataatcaattaatgtctctcaaacgtgtcactaggtgtttgtttgtgagtcctgatgtctacaacttgtctgacacctagttctcacattatactcatgattctgtatataaagactatgtaaagctatgataataattctcattccgggatgcaataaagattgtacataaggtttaactgccttgttgttcctgatggatgaaatcctgtaccgctggtgtaaatgctagttccccagccagcctgccgatacaacaaccagccggttacacttgtaagttacaattctcatgcgctgaactttccattcaaatgatcatggtctcttacttttttatcttttagattaaatagtttttcgcaataataacatttatctgcaaactcaaattcttctttatcttcttctgtcattatattttctatatttgtatctaTTAGTTTACTAAacttcatttcatattcaattaataagtcacaaaaatgattgataacattttcattcctataattataaaattcacttttgattagttctggataatcagatataatatataatccaaaagctgcagctgattgatgaatctttttgatattatttgttattagaggatctgaataatcaattacatcattttcattacaatttaatttctttcttttataatatatttcttttctatcttcattagttaattctttatttaatgattcaaaatctccatatattacaaatggtaccttattcttgtaatcatattttttgaattctaatactttatctttttcatttggtaaaaccattgtccaataatcatgattttcacataattgtttatgatttaataatgcactttcagttttgaatttagttttaattttctacatag from Tubulanus polymorphus chromosome 12, tnTubPoly1.2, whole genome shotgun sequence includes:
- the LOC141913834 gene encoding uncharacterized protein LOC141913834 codes for the protein MLPTDRNIVLKFFFFTFPYLVASFRNYEKCYIKSRTAKSKVKFLQECYAEKVVPRSRSWIWKYDSSSAFPPEANKQLKFAIDRAKEDCNYQFYKFRQSQNYLKSHVPDLFLWKSLSTIVQGSGKYHQHRKSVDLTNQLNKLIDSSPWTRFSNTENIVNLSSTTLSSTQCQLLGYGLNFSLPHQDKHVLDFVTQLEYRKSSPNSLDYNFIFMNLQAVCDQLNRNLFEYLPRRFRLALQELRKLKTIKISKADKGGKIVILDLDNYNVKMQSLLDNPGVYKKLKSNPLPRMQANFNRSLSDIIKRFPSAKETLNKFHSRLPSLPYIYGLPKIHKDNVPLRPIVSNCNSPTYRLSKFLAKQLSPVLGSTRTYTI